One Paracidovorax avenae ATCC 19860 genomic region harbors:
- the xth gene encoding exodeoxyribonuclease III, which produces MKIATFNVNSIRARLPALLQWLQETRPGVACLQELKCTDDAFPAEEIRAAGYGALWHGQKAWNGVAILARGAEPIEVQRGLPGDAADTQSRYLEAAVDGVLVACLYLPNGNPAPGPKFDYKLAWLGRLARRADVLRSRPEPVVLAGDFNIIPTERDVYKPDAWVEDALFRTEVRDAFRALVDSGWTDALRAVHPGETVYTFWDYLRQRFQRNAGLRIDHLLLNPAAARRLQDAGVDRDVRGRARPSDHAPAWAVLAPEPQKRRPGPFPLIARIADRHGQTGARAATTRCLARTASPGRVNRS; this is translated from the coding sequence ATGAAAATCGCCACCTTCAACGTCAACAGCATCCGCGCCCGGCTGCCGGCGCTGCTCCAGTGGCTGCAGGAAACCCGCCCCGGCGTGGCCTGCCTGCAGGAACTCAAGTGCACCGACGACGCCTTCCCGGCCGAGGAAATCCGGGCCGCGGGCTACGGCGCCCTCTGGCATGGGCAGAAGGCCTGGAACGGCGTGGCTATCCTCGCGCGGGGTGCCGAGCCCATCGAGGTGCAGCGCGGGCTGCCCGGCGATGCGGCCGATACCCAGAGCCGCTATCTGGAGGCCGCCGTGGACGGCGTGCTCGTCGCCTGTCTCTACCTGCCCAACGGCAACCCGGCCCCGGGCCCCAAGTTCGACTACAAGCTCGCTTGGCTCGGCCGCCTCGCGCGGCGGGCCGATGTGCTGCGCTCCCGTCCCGAACCGGTGGTGCTGGCGGGGGACTTCAACATCATTCCCACCGAGCGCGACGTGTACAAGCCCGATGCCTGGGTTGAGGATGCCCTGTTCCGCACCGAAGTGCGCGATGCCTTCCGCGCCCTGGTGGACAGCGGCTGGACCGACGCGCTGCGCGCGGTGCATCCCGGCGAAACGGTCTATACCTTCTGGGACTACCTGCGCCAGCGCTTTCAGCGCAATGCCGGCCTGCGCATCGACCACCTGCTGCTCAACCCCGCGGCGGCGCGCCGTCTGCAGGACGCCGGCGTGGACCGCGACGTGCGCGGCCGTGCCCGGCCCAGCGACCATGCCCCGGCCTGGGCGGTGCTGGCGCCCGAGCCCCAAAAGCGCCGACCCGGTCCCTTCCCGCTAATCGCCCGCATAGCGGACCGTCACGGACAGACCGGCGCGCGAGCGGCAACGACGCGGTGCCTCGCCAGGACCGCTTCACCGGGTCGTGTCAACCGTTCTTAA
- a CDS encoding SDR family oxidoreductase, whose translation MQDNPLSKIVLITGASSGIGEATARLLADSGATVLLGARRTDRLERIVADITARGGIAEARALDVTRRADVEAFAAHALERFGRIDVIVNNAGVMPLSPMASLRVDEWDRMIDVNIRGVLHGIAAVLPAMQAQRSGHVVNVASIGAHAVSPTAAVYCATKYAVWALSEGLRQEHSDIRVTTISPGVTASELAESIADEKGREEMKAFRRVAIGADAIARAIRFAIEQPGDVDTSEIVIRPTASAH comes from the coding sequence ATGCAAGACAACCCACTCTCCAAAATCGTCCTCATCACCGGCGCCAGCAGCGGCATCGGCGAAGCCACGGCGCGGCTGCTCGCGGACAGCGGCGCCACGGTGCTGCTGGGCGCACGCCGCACCGACCGGCTCGAGCGCATCGTGGCCGACATCACGGCGCGTGGTGGCATCGCGGAGGCCCGCGCGCTGGATGTGACGCGCCGCGCGGACGTCGAGGCCTTCGCCGCCCATGCGCTCGAACGTTTCGGACGCATCGACGTGATCGTCAACAATGCCGGCGTGATGCCGCTGTCCCCGATGGCCTCGCTGCGGGTGGACGAATGGGACCGCATGATCGACGTCAACATCCGCGGCGTGCTGCACGGCATCGCCGCCGTGCTGCCGGCGATGCAGGCGCAGCGCTCGGGCCACGTGGTGAACGTCGCCTCCATCGGCGCCCATGCGGTATCGCCCACCGCCGCCGTGTACTGCGCCACCAAGTACGCGGTCTGGGCCCTCTCCGAAGGCCTGCGCCAGGAACACTCGGACATCCGCGTGACCACGATCAGCCCGGGCGTGACCGCATCGGAACTGGCCGAGAGCATCGCCGACGAGAAGGGGCGCGAGGAAATGAAGGCGTTCCGCCGGGTGGCGATCGGCGCGGACGCCATCGCCCGCGCGATCCGCTTCGCCATCGAACAGCCCGGCGACGTGGACACCAGCGAGATCGTCATCCGGCCCACGGCCAGCGCCCATTGA
- a CDS encoding carboxylesterase/lipase family protein, with protein MDADSTPVVALRSGRLRGTRSRGVAAFKRIPYAADPFTPQRRFQAPQPAAPWQGIRDAGALGPPPPQPGRDPKASMHGGTGDLTVNVWTPDPHASGLPVMVWIPGGAFIRADAGEAACDGTRFAHSGIVLVTVNYRVGVDGFMAIEGAPANRGLLDQIAALQWVRDNIAAFGGDAANVTLFGQSAGAESIAILLASPRADGLFHRAILQSPPMQSMQHGDARRLAAVFARGLGAAPTAGSLTAVPMGELIGASPALAGVLQDRAAWGRLSLGGTAFLPVVDGGLLDAPPLDMLARGLRPRVPVVVGSTDEEARIYMVPGGAIHRITPADVDRFVGDLELPPGTLEIYRRVSRDPSPGEVHTALQSDYTFRKPALRIAETRSRSGMAWHYHFSWKSPGFGGQLGAAHFVDVPFAFGTQHSGQARSLLGDDPPDALADAMHSAWVAFARTGDPGWPAYDLARRATKRFDAPCSVVLDPERTTRGLWNGVAF; from the coding sequence ATGGACGCGGATAGCACGCCCGTGGTCGCGCTGCGCTCCGGCCGCCTGCGCGGGACCCGCTCGCGGGGCGTGGCCGCGTTCAAGCGAATTCCCTATGCGGCCGATCCGTTCACGCCGCAAAGGCGTTTCCAGGCGCCGCAGCCGGCCGCGCCGTGGCAGGGCATCCGCGACGCCGGCGCGCTGGGTCCGCCGCCGCCCCAGCCGGGCCGGGACCCGAAGGCCTCGATGCACGGCGGCACCGGTGACCTGACGGTCAACGTCTGGACGCCGGATCCGCACGCCAGCGGTCTGCCGGTCATGGTGTGGATTCCCGGCGGCGCCTTCATCCGCGCCGATGCCGGCGAAGCCGCCTGCGACGGCACGCGCTTCGCGCACAGCGGCATCGTCCTGGTCACGGTCAACTACCGCGTGGGCGTCGATGGCTTCATGGCCATCGAGGGAGCGCCCGCCAACCGGGGCCTTCTCGACCAGATCGCGGCGCTGCAGTGGGTTCGCGACAACATCGCGGCCTTCGGCGGCGATGCGGCGAACGTCACCCTTTTCGGCCAGTCCGCCGGCGCGGAAAGCATTGCGATCCTGCTGGCGTCGCCGCGCGCCGACGGACTGTTCCATCGCGCCATCCTGCAGAGCCCGCCGATGCAGTCCATGCAGCACGGCGATGCCCGTCGGCTGGCAGCGGTCTTTGCCCGGGGGCTCGGCGCCGCACCAACGGCCGGAAGCCTCACCGCCGTCCCCATGGGCGAGCTCATCGGTGCCAGCCCGGCTCTCGCGGGCGTGCTCCAGGACCGCGCCGCCTGGGGCCGCCTGTCGCTGGGCGGCACGGCCTTCCTGCCGGTGGTCGATGGCGGCCTGCTGGACGCCCCGCCGCTCGACATGCTGGCGCGCGGTCTCCGGCCCCGCGTGCCGGTGGTCGTCGGCAGCACCGACGAGGAGGCGCGCATCTACATGGTGCCCGGCGGAGCGATCCACCGCATCACGCCCGCGGACGTCGATCGGTTCGTCGGCGATCTGGAGCTGCCCCCGGGCACGCTGGAGATCTACCGGCGTGTGTCGAGAGACCCATCGCCGGGCGAGGTCCATACCGCCCTGCAGTCCGACTACACCTTCCGCAAGCCGGCGCTGCGCATCGCGGAAACGAGAAGCCGCAGCGGCATGGCGTGGCACTACCACTTTTCCTGGAAGTCACCGGGTTTCGGCGGCCAACTGGGGGCCGCGCACTTCGTGGACGTGCCCTTCGCCTTCGGCACGCAGCACTCCGGCCAGGCCAGGTCTCTGCTCGGCGATGACCCGCCCGACGCACTGGCCGATGCGATGCACAGCGCCTGGGTGGCGTTCGCCAGGACCGGCGATCCCGGATGGCCCGCGTACGACCTCGCCCGGAGGGCCACGAAGCGCTTCGATGCCCCCTGCTCCGTCGTCCTGGATCCGGAAAGGACGACGCGCGGCCTCTGGAACGGCGTTGCCTTTTAA
- a CDS encoding methyl-accepting chemotaxis protein: protein MTWGMEYTMAQEWMWLAAGCLLGGGLTAAIAAWRAAHRRAGEDRARSQALAVQQAADASRHAAEALQERCAQLEAELVQAQRQFDDAAAEWQHRLGESDQASEQRTRQLGENTLHHALTQAEALRELQGIGKTFERWHADMSTLVAHNRSLHDKNDAFSQIVRKMVIVALNASIEAARAGVAGRGFDVVATEMRELSASAERLSRDYRTSLYENDLIATTTFQDMQAGGKMVINAAMGLELANRRIQAALGGGDGDGQGSLLETA, encoded by the coding sequence ATGACCTGGGGCATGGAGTACACGATGGCACAGGAATGGATGTGGCTGGCGGCAGGCTGCCTGCTGGGCGGCGGGTTGACCGCGGCGATCGCCGCGTGGCGCGCGGCGCACCGCAGGGCCGGGGAAGACCGTGCACGCTCGCAGGCCCTGGCCGTGCAGCAGGCCGCAGACGCGTCGCGCCATGCGGCCGAGGCGCTGCAGGAGCGCTGCGCGCAACTGGAGGCCGAGCTGGTCCAGGCGCAACGGCAGTTCGATGATGCCGCGGCCGAGTGGCAGCACCGGCTGGGTGAAAGCGACCAGGCCTCCGAGCAGCGCACCCGGCAACTCGGCGAGAACACGCTGCACCACGCCCTCACCCAGGCCGAGGCGCTGCGCGAGCTGCAGGGCATCGGCAAGACCTTCGAGCGCTGGCATGCGGACATGAGCACCCTGGTGGCGCACAACCGCAGCCTGCACGACAAAAACGACGCGTTCTCGCAGATCGTGCGCAAGATGGTGATCGTGGCGCTCAACGCCTCGATCGAGGCGGCGCGCGCGGGCGTCGCGGGGCGCGGCTTCGACGTGGTCGCCACGGAAATGCGCGAACTCTCGGCCAGCGCCGAGCGCCTCTCGCGCGACTACCGCACCAGCCTCTACGAGAACGACCTGATCGCCACCACCACCTTCCAGGACATGCAGGCCGGCGGCAAGATGGTCATCAACGCCGCGATGGGACTGGAGCTGGCGAACCGCCGCATCCAGGCCGCTCTCGGCGGGGGCGACGGCGACGGGCAGGGCAGCCTGCTGGAGACCGCATGA
- a CDS encoding ATP-binding protein, protein MTVRLRITLLIVLAFLALCSVGGFALYQSAEGARQVKRVTEGVVPSAIHSVELMGQLKDVQMAALGMVSANDVEAAQKLHEQLVERKAVLQKALDQQLREADSDAQRGLVKEAAMSLENYFAAIDDTARFKLAGQQDAAEAFMAATVDQYLREQGQMIEAIQVEKRRSKDEAIGSLNAQLEHTTTTLLAVAAVAILGLAAAGYLLYRQIVRPIREMELKMTEIATSQDFSHRVPVTRMDEIGRSLTAFNAMVEKIEESSELVRRKTADIQAMLHTIPQGILTLQAGRTIHPEYSDHLARILEEDDIAGRTLDALLFDRSDLSADARAQTLAAIDACIGEDELNFSFNAHLLPQELQVRFDGDRVKVVELGWSPITAADGTVERLLLSLRDVTELRALARDAHARKEELAMVGELLAFDPDKFPAFADSADHLLRDIHALLDATAARPDARADAIAAMFRHMHTIKGNARTYGLLRIADAAHVAEQRYAALRDDPSAWDDAALQSERDAVAAALAAYVRVNTETLGRGAAPVAGDAETVRIPRARIEALRSRIAALSGDERCAPDHRATLDRIAEALANADAPGLGDVIGGVAASLPALAHDLGKEAPEVVMHEEAPVAVQPEAAEALRNAFVHLLRNALDHGIEPAAERTAHGKAPAGRIRIATQFVASGLEIRLADDGRGLNLDRIRDKARAQGLLAEGASLSPAETAQLIFAPGFSTAGEVTDVSGRGVGMDAVKAFVESLGGDITLVLADGARPSATPFETVLRLPARWAVAVAA, encoded by the coding sequence ATGACCGTCCGCTTGCGCATCACCCTGTTGATCGTTCTCGCCTTTCTCGCGCTCTGCTCCGTCGGGGGCTTCGCGCTCTACCAGTCGGCCGAGGGGGCCCGGCAGGTCAAGCGGGTGACGGAGGGCGTCGTGCCCAGCGCCATCCATTCCGTGGAGCTCATGGGCCAGCTCAAGGATGTGCAGATGGCCGCGCTGGGCATGGTGTCCGCGAACGACGTGGAGGCCGCGCAGAAACTGCACGAGCAACTGGTGGAGCGCAAGGCGGTGCTGCAGAAGGCGCTGGACCAGCAACTGCGGGAAGCCGACAGCGATGCGCAGCGCGGCCTGGTGAAGGAGGCCGCCATGAGCCTGGAGAACTACTTCGCGGCCATCGACGACACGGCGCGTTTCAAGCTCGCCGGCCAGCAGGACGCGGCCGAGGCCTTCATGGCCGCCACGGTGGACCAGTACCTGCGCGAGCAGGGCCAGATGATCGAGGCCATCCAGGTGGAGAAGCGCCGCAGCAAGGACGAGGCCATCGGCTCGCTGAACGCGCAGCTGGAGCACACCACGACCACGCTGCTGGCCGTGGCCGCCGTCGCCATCCTGGGCCTGGCCGCCGCGGGCTACCTGCTCTACCGCCAGATCGTGCGCCCCATCCGCGAGATGGAGCTCAAGATGACCGAGATCGCCACGAGCCAGGATTTCTCGCACCGCGTGCCCGTGACCCGCATGGACGAAATCGGCCGCTCGCTCACCGCCTTCAACGCGATGGTGGAGAAGATCGAGGAAAGCTCCGAGCTGGTGCGCCGCAAGACCGCCGACATCCAGGCCATGCTGCACACCATTCCGCAGGGCATCCTGACCCTGCAGGCCGGGCGCACCATCCACCCCGAATACTCGGACCACCTCGCGCGCATCCTGGAAGAGGACGACATCGCCGGCCGCACGCTCGACGCGCTGCTGTTCGACCGCTCCGACCTGAGCGCGGACGCCCGGGCCCAGACCCTGGCCGCGATCGACGCCTGCATCGGCGAGGATGAACTCAACTTCTCCTTCAACGCGCACCTGCTGCCGCAGGAGTTGCAGGTGCGCTTCGATGGGGACCGCGTGAAGGTGGTCGAACTGGGCTGGTCGCCCATCACCGCCGCCGACGGTACCGTGGAGCGCCTGCTGCTGAGCCTGCGCGACGTGACCGAGCTGCGTGCGCTGGCCCGCGACGCCCACGCCCGCAAGGAGGAGCTGGCCATGGTCGGCGAACTGCTGGCCTTCGACCCCGACAAGTTCCCGGCGTTCGCAGACAGCGCGGACCACCTGCTGCGCGACATCCATGCCCTGCTCGACGCCACCGCGGCCCGGCCTGATGCGCGCGCCGATGCAATCGCGGCGATGTTCCGCCACATGCACACGATCAAAGGCAACGCCCGCACCTACGGCCTGCTGCGCATCGCCGACGCCGCCCACGTGGCCGAGCAGCGCTATGCCGCCCTGCGCGACGATCCGTCGGCCTGGGACGATGCGGCCCTGCAATCCGAACGCGACGCGGTGGCCGCTGCGCTGGCGGCATACGTCCGTGTGAACACCGAAACGCTGGGCCGCGGCGCGGCACCCGTGGCCGGCGATGCCGAAACCGTGCGCATCCCGCGCGCCCGCATCGAAGCCCTGCGCTCGCGCATCGCGGCGCTGTCTGGCGACGAGCGCTGCGCGCCGGACCACCGCGCCACGCTGGATCGCATCGCCGAGGCACTCGCGAACGCCGACGCACCGGGGCTGGGCGACGTGATCGGCGGTGTGGCCGCCTCGCTGCCAGCGTTGGCGCACGACCTGGGCAAGGAAGCGCCCGAGGTGGTGATGCACGAAGAGGCCCCCGTGGCCGTGCAGCCCGAAGCCGCCGAAGCCCTGCGCAATGCCTTCGTCCACCTGCTGCGCAACGCGCTCGACCACGGCATCGAGCCGGCGGCCGAACGCACGGCCCACGGCAAGGCGCCTGCAGGCCGCATCCGCATTGCCACCCAGTTCGTCGCATCCGGGCTGGAAATCCGCCTGGCCGACGACGGGCGCGGCCTGAACCTGGACCGCATCCGTGACAAGGCGCGCGCCCAGGGCCTGCTCGCCGAAGGCGCCTCGCTGTCGCCCGCAGAGACCGCGCAGCTGATCTTCGCGCCGGGCTTCTCCACGGCCGGCGAAGTGACCGACGTGTCCGGCCGCGGTGTGGGCATGGACGCGGTGAAGGCGTTCGTCGAATCGCTCGGCGGGGACATCACCCTGGTGCTGGCCGACGGCGCCCGGCCGTCCGCCACGCCCTTCGAAACCGTGCTGCGCCTGCCGGCCCGCTGGGCTGTGGCGGTGGCGGCATGA
- a CDS encoding response regulator — protein MANVLVVDDSSTVRSEVGNFLGSNGFQVALAVDGRDGLAKLKQHSGIKLIVCDVNMPNMDGLTMAERVRSELGNQRVNIVMLTTESSPAMKERGKAAGVKGWIVKPFNGPAVLGSFQKLAA, from the coding sequence ATGGCCAACGTTCTTGTCGTCGACGATTCGAGCACCGTGCGCAGCGAAGTGGGCAACTTCCTGGGCAGCAACGGCTTCCAGGTCGCGCTGGCCGTCGACGGCCGCGACGGGCTCGCCAAGCTCAAGCAGCACAGCGGCATCAAACTCATCGTGTGCGACGTCAACATGCCCAACATGGACGGCCTCACCATGGCCGAGCGCGTGCGCAGCGAACTCGGCAACCAGCGCGTGAACATCGTCATGCTCACCACCGAAAGCTCCCCCGCCATGAAGGAACGCGGCAAGGCCGCGGGCGTGAAGGGCTGGATCGTGAAACCGTTCAACGGGCCGGCGGTGCTGGGGTCGTTCCAGAAGCTTGCGGCCTGA
- a CDS encoding LysR family transcriptional regulator — protein sequence MPADLQLLRFFLAVAKEQNFRAAADHLGVTRSAVSQGIRRLEDGLGVALVQRSTRHVRLTEAGERLHGQIAGPLSAVHAALEEAATDGPARGLLRVAATSIAERFLSGPLIASFAQAHPGVTLDITVTDEESDIVAAGFDAGVRLGEVIEQDMVAVPLTGPQRQMVVATPQYLAAHGRPRHPRDLLAHACIGWRPAPGVAPYRWEFREDGRDFDLAVEPRITTNDMLLMIRTALAGAGITIGMEETFAPYIARGELEPVLEEFLPRFPGFYLYFPSRRNTPRKLRALVEHVRAWVDRAG from the coding sequence ATGCCCGCCGACCTCCAACTGTTGCGCTTCTTCCTCGCCGTCGCGAAGGAGCAGAACTTCCGTGCGGCCGCCGATCACCTGGGCGTCACGCGCTCGGCCGTGAGCCAGGGCATCCGGCGGCTGGAGGACGGCCTGGGCGTCGCGCTCGTGCAGCGCTCCACGCGCCACGTTCGCCTGACCGAAGCGGGGGAGCGGCTGCACGGACAGATCGCCGGTCCCCTCTCGGCCGTCCACGCGGCGCTGGAAGAAGCCGCCACCGACGGACCGGCCCGCGGACTGCTGCGCGTGGCCGCCACCTCGATCGCGGAACGCTTCCTCTCCGGACCGCTGATCGCCTCGTTCGCGCAGGCGCATCCCGGCGTCACGCTGGACATCACCGTGACGGATGAAGAGTCCGACATCGTCGCGGCGGGCTTCGACGCCGGCGTGCGGCTGGGCGAGGTCATCGAGCAGGACATGGTGGCCGTGCCGCTCACCGGGCCGCAGCGGCAGATGGTGGTCGCCACCCCGCAGTACCTCGCGGCACATGGCCGGCCACGGCACCCGCGAGACCTGCTCGCGCATGCCTGCATCGGCTGGCGCCCCGCGCCGGGCGTGGCCCCCTACCGGTGGGAGTTCCGCGAGGATGGCCGGGATTTCGACCTGGCGGTGGAGCCGCGGATCACGACCAACGACATGCTGCTGATGATCCGCACCGCGCTCGCAGGCGCGGGCATCACCATCGGCATGGAAGAGACCTTCGCGCCCTACATCGCGCGCGGAGAGCTGGAGCCGGTGCTGGAGGAGTTCCTGCCCCGTTTTCCGGGCTTCTACCTCTACTTCCCGAGCCGCAGGAACACGCCGCGCAAATTGCGGGCGCTGGTGGAGCATGTCAGGGCGTGGGTGGACAGAGCGGGCTGA
- a CDS encoding chemotaxis protein CheX yields MNTRDPYEAIAPAALESKVLVIETDAAVLDAIRAFCGDNALQGHRVHPLNVAGVLRSRIDLGAVFVGGRLQGAVSDGIELSREIARLRPELPLFLRTDGVELPDLGALPSIVPYTLADIGALRGELDRKIFDRVYPTSLVRALGEMTQSALASQFKDMDVRMDPPYVVRDRLIHGEMFTLIPMETPWCRGFMTLQTDAESLRRVVSAGHTVFSAEDGADFRNLNALLGELTNLIWGGFRNRYGTEGAGGTFGVQVPIIVNHLHRYISFGTESPQLCFKCQAWSPDDPEGTTVTIYQRFAFSLSWAPELYRESETLLSGFVESGELEMF; encoded by the coding sequence ATGAACACCCGCGACCCTTACGAAGCCATCGCCCCGGCCGCCCTGGAAAGCAAGGTGCTGGTCATCGAGACGGACGCTGCCGTGCTCGACGCCATCCGCGCCTTCTGCGGCGACAACGCCCTGCAGGGGCACCGCGTGCATCCCCTCAACGTGGCCGGCGTGCTGCGCTCACGCATCGACCTGGGCGCGGTCTTCGTCGGCGGCCGGCTGCAGGGCGCCGTCAGCGACGGCATCGAACTCTCCCGCGAGATCGCCCGCCTGCGCCCCGAACTGCCGCTCTTCCTGCGTACCGACGGCGTGGAGCTGCCCGACCTCGGCGCGCTGCCCTCCATCGTGCCCTACACCCTGGCGGACATCGGCGCGCTGCGCGGCGAACTCGACCGCAAGATCTTCGACCGCGTCTACCCGACCTCGCTGGTGCGCGCACTCGGCGAGATGACGCAGTCGGCCCTCGCCAGCCAGTTCAAGGACATGGACGTGCGCATGGACCCGCCCTACGTGGTGCGCGACCGCCTCATCCATGGCGAGATGTTCACCCTGATCCCGATGGAAACGCCCTGGTGCCGCGGCTTCATGACGCTGCAGACCGATGCCGAATCGCTGCGCCGCGTCGTCTCCGCGGGGCACACGGTGTTCTCCGCCGAAGACGGCGCGGACTTCCGCAACCTGAACGCCCTGCTGGGCGAACTCACCAACCTCATCTGGGGCGGCTTCCGCAACCGCTACGGCACCGAAGGCGCGGGCGGCACCTTCGGCGTGCAGGTGCCCATCATCGTCAACCACCTGCACCGCTACATCAGCTTCGGCACCGAGAGCCCCCAGCTCTGCTTCAAGTGCCAGGCCTGGTCGCCGGACGACCCGGAAGGCACCACCGTCACGATCTACCAGCGCTTCGCCTTCAGCCTGAGCTGGGCACCCGAGCTCTACCGCGAGAGCGAGACGCTGCTGAGCGGGTTCGTCGAATCGGGCGAGCTGGAAATGTTCTGA